A region of the Mytilus galloprovincialis chromosome 1, xbMytGall1.hap1.1, whole genome shotgun sequence genome:
aaataaactcatcatagataccaggactagattatgtacatacgccagacgcgcgtttcgtctacaaaagactcgtcagtaacgctcgaatctaaaaaagttaaaaaggccaaataaagtacgaagttgaaggaGAAGAAtgattgtggtctgaggccagaaacacgaaaataattgaatttaacagaaaggaaacaaatatcggactttggaaaaagggagagggcttttgataccttttatgaattCTCCAtccataatatcttttacaaaacatcatcctacaacagttcttaagctgtatatgcccgcgatttcgcgggtgcgTTCTAGTAAGCTTAAAACTAAAGCATCGCTAACCTAAAACGCTTTACCTAGTATATTCATAAACAAGACAacccatatatttcattattGATAATCGTAATTTTTATATGTGCATTGTAAGTCAAAGAATGGCTTCAATCTATTAGTATTCTATGTGCAGGTGGAATTGACAATTCATAGTGTTTAAcaatttgttattgttattttattgttgttttctttttcttatcctGAATGaagaataatttaaatatttttactatttaaggACTTTTGATATATGTACTTTTTCGTtggaaaacaaatatcaaaacttATTTTATGGATATAGTTTTAGTCCCTACTAATATTGAAACCAATTGCAACATAAGATCAAAGCAATTTAAAGCACGATTTTACATTACAAATTTCAACCCCGTTTAATTCATCGGTCAACGTAAACATTCGGTTTTATGAAAAGAATTAACAAAAGAATTGATACGTTTATAAAAGTTAATGGTTAGAACGGATTTAAAACGTAACATGTCTACGTAGGAATGAGGGAAGTTTAAAGTAAGCTTTATACACCTGGGAAGCTTGATACAGGTGTAGGAAGGCAGGTAGAAAGCAGCTCAAATTACAGGAGGTAAATAATGATATTGATTTTAAAGCATGTCTtagttaaaatacaaatatttcacaaTGGGGCGttaatatttaatcaaattcaataaaataaattcaaattattatcTTAAAATTCTTGTTTTGTAGAATTTATATTGATTGGAGTTGGTATGGAGAGGAAAAACGTATATTAAAggaacaattattttttaatcagtCTTGAACATGGCTTATATTTGTACACCACGTAATCTCAGTGATGCAAGATCCCTCAGAAGGCTTATAGAAACAGAGGATCCAATTTATTACGgactgaaaaaattaaaaataagaggAAGAGATCTAAACGAGTTGCCCAGATCTATATTTAGTATTTTGGAATTAGAAGTTTTGGAACTGAGTCCGGAGCGAGAGGCATGTCTTGATTTTAAACTTCCAAAACTTCCTCCGGCAATTGGAAAATTGATCAACCTGAAAGTGCTTATTCTGGATACCAATGAAATGCAAACATTGGCAACAGAAGTAACATTATTGGTTAGTTTGGAGAGACTTGCTCTGAGTAATAACCATTTGTCTAGCTTACCAAATGGATTTAAAAATCTAACAAATCTTAAAAGTCTACATTTGTCTAACAACGAATTTGAAGACTTTCCCCTCGAACTTTGTGATcttgaaaatttagaatttcTAGATATGTGTGACAATTTGCTTGAAGAACTTCCTCATCAGATTTCTAACATGAAGAATCTTCACACATTGCTTCTGTGCTTTAACCGCTTACGAACACTTCCCGACAGTATCTGTCAAATGACCGAGTTACGTTGTTTGTGGCTTGGGAACAATATGTTGCAATCTCTGCCTAAAAACTTTGGTCAGCTGAGGAATATTGACTGGGACTGGAGATATATTTCCTCGTTGCTGGAAGGTAATCCACTTGTTCGTCCACCAATAGAGGTGTGTCGTCTTGGAATGAATGCAATTGACAAATATCTAAATCGGGACATGGGAAATCTGACGACGCGCAGTAGTGCTTCGTCTGGTAATAGTTGGTAAACTTTTGCTCGTAATgcatatacatgttatatacaatAATATTCTTAAACTTCTTAAACTTtcatttttctgcatttttttttactatcatatttcttattttatttataaacggATAGaacttgaatattattttagtttTGAGAGTCCAATATGGCTAAGAATAATAGATCggatatctgttttttttttatgtagaatgtATATATACTAGAATGaacattgtatatatttatcatgATGTTCGCCTCTGATATGAATAGATAAAAACAGCTGACTTTTGCAAATTACGAATATAGAGATAATTTttataaagcaaaaaaataaattacaccATCAACAACACCAGAGAACTAACTAAGTTTAAAGCGAAGAttgcgtccagtggcaaatattctaTGCATGTTCTGGACGACCAATGCAAGGTTATAAATGTCCAGTGTGCGTTTTTGTGTTTTCTTTGATGcattttatatctttattcttcTGATGAGTTAATTTTCGTTCAACTGATTTGTCAGTATAGCCCCGCCACTTTTTATATGTGCCTGTGccaagtctggagcctgttattcagtggttgtcgtttgttgctatgtaacataattgtttttcgttcattattttgtacatatataattAGGCCAATAGGTTgttcgaattgttttacttttgccTTTCTgagcattttatagctgactacgcagTATATGtactttgctcatttttgaaggccgtctggcgacctatagtttttaatttttgtgtcattagttggccatcataccacatcttcttatttttatatacaaggCATAGACTTAAATgggactatatttttttttcttttcaagaaCTGTTATCTGTTCGGAGGACAGGTTTCGCCAAGTAAAACAGAAATACATAAATGGTTCATTGCGTTCATAAAACTTTAGTATATTTTGTCTTATCTTGCTTTTTAACTCTCAAAACTGAGATATCTGTTCAACCATGATTTTAAGTTGATGCGTTTCATATCTTATgataatgatatttatttaataaaatgtattttacctgtaataaatttttgaatgacttgtcaatttgtcttttttgttttagcAACATATATTAAAACTGTTAGtagttttatcactttatttgGTATGTGTGACTATAAAAGCGATATGAATCACCAATTAAAGAGTATTTCGGTAATTTGAATTGTCGATTAGATTTATATTAAAAGTtcaataatttaaacaaatatgtttgtaaacAATATTGCACATAAGCTACTTAAATCTGAAGGTTAACGTCGGAATTAAAAGTTATCAAATAATTAAATAcgtcaaaacaaaacaataactacAAATAAACAAGATTTGTCTACAAGCAAAGTTCAAACATAAAGCCACCTCTCCTGTATTCGATATAAAGAGCCCAGAACACCTTTAGTTCAAATGACAATAATTGGTACAGTCCTTTGTTTGTGTTGTTTGAAACTAAGAACTAATCCTCATATAGATAAGAATCATGTGCCGAAATGCCTGAGCAAAATGCACCCTTATGTACCATTGAAATATATTCACTGGTTGAGTGGACTTTTTGTTTTACTGGTGCACCCTAGTTATTCCGATATGATGGTATCCAATCATAAACAAAATGACTGCTGAGCTTAAATGTTTTCCTCATTGTATCACAGAACTCGGTATCAATAATtgaaaaatcaaagtactgaagtactgaacatcagaggacctcaagttatgttgaattattgataaatgacacAGACAGGTGTTTATATTATACCTGCCGGACAgatatgttcaccttacaatatagtacaaatattataatttgctatatatatatatatatatatatatatatatatatatatatatatatatatatatatatatatatatatatatatatatatatatatatatcatatctgAGATTCTGACTTGAACTAGGAAACTTAACTTagtgaattatcaatgattatgtggtcaaatgagaactgttagactggcattatgaccatatagttgcacacatacaaaaatagttagcatataacttataatagagaatcaacatagcaaacaattcttcgagtagctatatagtcactcactgaactatgataaagaggttcaagacaatcatattaaaacagataaattgtaatattggagctaaagataccagatgaacagcagactcataaatcgaaaataaacttacaattccatgactaaaactaaacaagaggctctcaagagcctgaatcgctcaccttaattcttttggttaaatctctcatcaatggttattttggcttttcaatttatttaaatgttttttggatcgtcctattttcttcaaaagccaaaaaaaaataatcgttttctcctatgttctattttagccataggagctatgtttcttgacatacaaggaaataaaatataaaatttatactagatactctgaaactcatttagcctaagtttggctgaaattgatacagcagtttcaaaggagaagattttttaaagtaagtcaacatgatgaacaaattgtgaaaaaagtctttaaagggcaataactccttaaggggtcaattgacaattttggtcaaattgacttaattgaagatcttactttgctgaacattattgctgtttacagtttatttctatctataattatattcaagataataaacaaaaacagcaaaatttccttaaaattatcaattcaggggcagcaacccaacaacaggttgtctgattcatctgaaaatttcagggcagatagatcttgacctgataaacaatattacccaacgtcagatttgctctaaatgctttggtttgtgagttataagccaaaaactgcatttgacccctatgttctatttttagcaatggcgaccatgtttgttgatagatcataacttcagatacaatttacaaactagataccctaaggaacattcagttaaagtttggaagtatttggcccagtagtttcagaggagaagatttttgtaaaagattactaagatttacgaaaaatggttaaaaattgactataaagggctataactcctaaaggggtcaactgaccatttccgtcatgttgacttatttgtaaatcttactttgctgaacattattgctgtttacagtttatctctatctataataatattcaagataataaccaaaaacagcaaaatttctttaaaattaccaattcaggggcagtaacccaacaacaggttgtctgattcatctgaaaatttcagggcagatagatcttgacctgataaacaatattatcccatgtcagatttgctctaaatgctttggtttttgagttataagccaaaaactgcatttgacccctatgttctatttttagcaatggcgaccatgtttgttgatagatcacaacttctgatacaatttacaaactagataccctaaggaacattcagttaaagtttggaagtatttggcccagtagtttcagaggagaagatttttgtaaaagattactaagatttacgaaaaatggttaaaaattgactataaagggcaataactcctaaaggggtcaactgaccatttccgtcatgttgacttatttgtaaatcttactttgctgaacattattcctgtttacagtttatctctatctataataatattcaagataataaccaaaaacagcaaaatttccttaaaattatcaattcaggggcagcaacccaacaacaggttgtctgattcatctgaaaatttcagggcagatagatcttgacctgataaacaatattacccaacgtcagatttgctctaaatgctttggtttgtgagttataagccaaaaactgcatttgacccctatgttctatttttagcaatggcgaccatgtttgttgatagatcataacttcagatacaatttacaaactagataccctaaggaacattcagttaaagtttggaagtatttggccctgtagtttcagaggagaagatttttgtaaaagattactaagatttacgaaaaatggttaaaaattgactataaagggctataactcctaaaggggtcaactgaccatttccgtcatgttgacttatttgtaaatcttactttgctgaacattattgctgtttacagtttatctctatctataataatattcaagataataaccaaaaacagcaaaatttctttaaaattaccaattcaggggcagtaacccaacaacaggttgtctgattcatctgaaaatttcagggcagatagatcttgacctgataaacaatattatcccatgtcagatttgctctaaatgctttggtttttgagttataagccaaaaactgcatttgacccctatgttctatttttagcaatggcgaccatgtttgttgatagatcacaacttctgatacaatttac
Encoded here:
- the LOC143051773 gene encoding uncharacterized protein LOC143051773 produces the protein MAYICTPRNLSDARSLRRLIETEDPIYYGLKKLKIRGRDLNELPRSIFSILELEVLELSPEREACLDFKLPKLPPAIGKLINLKVLILDTNEMQTLATEVTLLVSLERLALSNNHLSSLPNGFKNLTNLKSLHLSNNEFEDFPLELCDLENLEFLDMCDNLLEELPHQISNMKNLHTLLLCFNRLRTLPDSICQMTELRCLWLGNNMLQSLPKNFGQLRNIDWDWRYISSLLEGNPLVRPPIEVCRLGMNAIDKYLNRDMGNLTTRSSASSGNSW